The nucleotide window TTCTTTTAGAACTTCGTTGACTATACTACATTTCCTCATATATTTATGATAAACAATGTAACTTTTttgaagatcttgttaactATTTTAATATTGAAGTTAATTTTTATGAGAATCATTTCAGTTAATATATACAAGTATTCACTCAAATTCAAATGATGTAATTGGAGATAATTGGTGAAAGAACTActtgattaattaaaaattggCCAGGGATTGAAATCAAGAAAAGCtgaaataatatataagaaTACATTTCTATAAAACTGGGCTAATaataaatttggagttaaaacaaatattttgggAGTTTGAAGtctaacaaatatttattcGAAATTCAAGGATCAAAGACAATCCTATGCACTAAATCGAACCACCTATCCTGAACTAAGCGTGCACGTTAACATTTAGAAGTTCTCCAAGAATTTGGTTAAGGGGCAATTATTGATCCTAACTTTGACTTGGACATTTTTCAAAGAATTTGGCAGAAAAGGGAGACTAGCTAGCCTAGCTAATATATAAGAAATTTTTGACAGATCAGCTAGAATTCATTACTTTTCATCATGATTCGATTCAATACGACAGTTTGAAACAATCATCAATTATATTGTTGAcgtttttcttcttgttttatgCTTAATATAACTATGGAGTTTGAATGAAATTGTGGAGTTATTCATTAATTTATGTAATCGAAAGAAGAATAATTTAGTGAATATGTTTTACTCAAAAGAGCTTTTTTGAAATCATAGAGTGACTGATCAAGAGAAATAAACATTATTCTAGCATACTAACATTCAGTCATTCACTGTTCATTAATTTATTCTCTTAGGTTTAGGCTTAATCAGAAGAGGAATCAAAATATAGCGGTACTCTAATTAACTAATGAATTCGTGAAAAATTAATAGGATATTAGATGTGATGAATCTTGAATAGaattatatttcaattattattttgtatttgtgtgGTCTATAACCTTTGTCTGTTTTCTTATTGATGATAAGTTTTGCtcttgttattaattattttcacttATAATAGTCGATAAACGTTGTTTAATACcataacaaactcaaattttgttCATCCGAATAGTAGTTACCAAATTCCTTTTGTCAATCATGTGAAGACAAtcaatacacatttttttaaaaaaaaaaaaattgtgcatAAATGTTTATCAAGGGAAATATTGAGGCATGAAGTTGACATTGTTGTACATGTACCAATATTGGTGCCCAACTCCTACTAGCTTGAGAAATTTTGCTACTTATGTAGGGATAAAACGTGTCTTGTacgtataaaaaaaataatagtcaGAATGGTccgtgaaaaagaaaaaaaaaaagagatcgatgcaaaaattgtgaaaatgtattcaaaccaaaatatttaaaagaatataatataaagtcAATGAAAGTTTATATACAATAACTACTTAGAAAGATATGGACAACGGGTAGGTCACAGAATGTGAGACCAGAAGGTGGAAAGGATACAATcacacaaaaataattttgaatttatgttCGGAACATCTTCAATCTTTCAGGCACGCCCTTATAAATTCGACACATATCCTACTAATAATGTAGTCCATCATAATTACTtttattgttcttgaattgtctttttaaatattaattatgtgtTGATAATTGAAAATGACAATCTGTTAATTAAATGTACGGCAATAGCAAGTGTTTCAATCGAAAAGTCTTTTTGTAGTTCATTATTTATCATCAAAGTCAAATGTCCAAGAACTCCACTTCCATAACCTATTGATGTTAATTGAAGCGTGAGGATGCCATGACAATCTTACCACACAAGGTAGATTTACCATTGATGCCATGAGATATTTGATATCTAATATCTAACTCatgaaatatctttttttatttatttcatctcTCGTGCAAAACGATTATTTAGAGATTATTTGATCGGTAAGATAAAAGATagtacttaatttttttatatatttaactatgagtgttaattaaaaaaataagttaattagtTGGGACTTGGGATAACCCTGTGTATTCCCTCCCGCCGGTCCGGCCCCACGTTGGTCCACCATATAACGATGCATCACGAGCTGATTTCGCCGGAACTTCCATCTCCGCCGCCAATTTTGCCGGATAAAGCAACTCCATTTTGACATGTTTCCCTTCTGCAATGCCCACTTCATATTTACCTTCCAAAGCTCTCACTCTTCGTACAAACAAGAAGCTCAATAATTCATGCTTAGTACAAAAGATTCTCAATCTCTCTTCGCAAGGCTATCTTAAACAAGCCTTCAATTACCTTAACATCCTAAACCGTAAAGGCGTTCGCTTAGACAGTAAAACTCTTGCTTCTATCATTCAACAATGTGCCAATTCCAGGTCACGTGAAGAAGGAAAATGGATCCATTTGCATCTCAAAACTACTGGGTGGAAACACCCCACTACATTTCTAGCCAACCATTTAATTAATATGTATAGTAGATGTGGTGATCATATGGAAGCACGTAAGGTGTTCGATAAAATGACTACGAGAAATTTGTATTCATGGAATAATATGCTTTCTGGGTATACAAAGTTAGGCCTGATTAAGGCTGCTAAAAGGTTATTTGACCAAATGCCGGAGAAAGACGTCGTTTCTTGGAATACTATGGTGATTGGCCATGCTCAGGTTGGCTACTTCAACGAGGCTCTCAAGTTGTATAGGGAATTTAGGAGGTTAAGTATTGGGTTCAATGAATATAGCTTTGCTGGGGTGATCACTGCATGTGTTAAGTCCAGGGATTTTTCTCTCACAGGGCAGGTTCATTGTCAAGTATTCATAGCTGGGTTTTTATCCAATATAGTTCTTTCTAGTTCAATTGTTGATGCTTATGCAAAATGTGGGAAGATGAGCGATGCTAGGAGGTTGTTTGATGCAATGCGAGTAAGAGACATTCTTGCCTGGACCACCTTGGTTTCAGGTTATTCAAAGTGCGGCGATATGCTGTCAGCCAGGGAGCTTTTTGAAGCAATGCCTGAGAAGAATCCTGTTTCTTGGACAGCTTTGGTTGCTGGTTATTCCCACAGTGGCATGAGCATTCAGGCCCTTGAGTTATTTGCAAAGATGATGAAGCTTCAGGTCCAACCTGATCAGTTTACATTTAGTAGTTGCCTATCTGCTTGTGTTGGTATAGCATCACTCAAGCACGGTAAGCAAATACATGCATTTCTGGTGAATGCTGGTTTTAGACCTAATACAATTGTTTTGAGTTCACTCATTGATATGTATTCAAAATGTGGAAGTTTAGAAGTTGCAAGGAGGGTATTTGATACGGCATATAACAAGCATGATACAGTATTATGGAATACTATGTTGTCTGCATTAGCACAACATGGCATGGGTGAAGAGGCGATTGAAATGTTCTTTAAGATGGTGAAGTTTGGAGTGAAACCAAACCGTATCACCTTTGTTGTCCTTCTCAATGCTTGTAGTCATTCTGGGTTAGTGCAAGAAGGGCTTTCCTTTTTCGAGACAATGCCCTCTAGTTATGATGTTCTTCCTGATCAAGAACATTTTGCATGCATAATTGACCTCTTGGGTAGGGCAGGACATTTTAGTGAAGTGCTAGCTCAGATAAAGAAGATGCCTTGTGAACCTGATGATCATATTTGGAATGCCTTACTTGGTGTTTGTAGGATTCATGGAAATGTGGAGTTGGGTAGAATGGCTGCAGAACTGCTAATAGAGCTGGACCCACAGTCTCCTGCCGCATATTTGCTGTTGTCAAGTATTTATGGTGTACTTGGGATGTGGGAAAATGTAGAGAAAGTGAGACAGCTTATGAATGAGAGACATGTTAGGAAAGAGGAGGCTGTTAGTTGGTTAGAGATTGAACATAAAATGCTCCCGTATTTTGGGTGCAATAAGTTGAATACTCTGGAGAGAGATGGACGCTCTATTTTGCAACTGCTAGCTGATAAGACAAATGCTGATGATCTAGTACATGATAGTAAAAGGTAAATTTTGTTCCATTTTTGCTTCTGTTACTGAATTGTTTTGCAAAATAAATGTGTTTTAACACATGTTACGGTATTTATAGCATTTACCTAAATGTTTGGCTAAAATTGAAACAGATAGTTATTTTCTATGGCCTGCTCAAAATACTCATAACTTAGTATCTTCCTGTGTGGAAATATGTGAACAGTATCTAGCTGCACTAACAAAATTTTGTTGAACCTTTGTCTGTTTTGAATATCTGCAGTTAAGAACTAGATTAACAGTCTGTTTTGTATTTTCAATTTACCtgtatgtttcatttttcttgtttcaaGATAATGCATGATTACAGCGTTGGGCCACTGCTTGACCTCCATTCTCAGCCTTTGCTAGCAAAATCTCTTCCTTCAGTGCCCTCCCCAGGCCATCTACCGTACATCACAGACAACTTCTAAAATCAAAACCAGTCATCTTAATTTCTTAGGTCTTAGTTCTCATACTAGAATACAGGTTCTTAGATGttgatttttgttatattaCCTGCAAActtggaaaaaaaatgttttttaccAAATCATCTAACTGTGAATTTGTGAAACTCCAAATATTGTTGAAGCAGTTCCACTTGGGATGCATTCAagaataatactccctccgtttcaaaaagaatgaccttctttcctttttagtttgtttcaaaaagaatgacctctttccttttttggtaacattttactttcaacttttcacgtggcatgtttaagaccacaagattaaagggcaattttgtacatttgacataactttaatttagggcCACAAGATTCagaagtcttctttattttcttaaactccgtgccaagtcaaactaggccactctttgtgaaacggagggagtaataccTTTTAAGCGAGGATCATTTGATAGCAAAGATGCCTTGATTGAAAGATTAAATTGAGGTTTTGGAAATGAACTTGAAACCATTGTCACTAATAGTACTTCGTGtttgatttcttctttttgtttatcTCACAGCTCATCCCTTTCCAACCCTGTCAGCTAAGGGCTCACATCCTAATATTCTCTGGTTCTGCGTCCTCTTCCTCCTGCTGAATTGAGCCAGACTCTGATTTTTACCCAATTTTTGTCGATACATTTATGCATGATGGGAGTGATGATACAGGTAGCAACCTTTGCTGTGAAGTACAAGGGCCACCGTTTCAACTGGAGCATACCAGAAAATTAGCCTCTTGTATGCTTTTGGCTGCCATGGGCTTCACAATTATCACCTGTAATTTGTCTCGAGATTTGAATGACTGGTTGAACTTAGAGACCAAGGGCGTTAACAGATAAACTGCTAGTTTGGCCACTGGTTACGTTTTTGGTGTGTTATGCCTGGGAAAGATTGATGAGGTGGGCTTTCCCCGGTAAGATGCCTGCCTGGAAGCAACAGCAATGTCAAGCTCTGAAAGAAGCACACTTAGTCCCTGGTGATTGAGAACCAGGGATTTAAAGCCGGCAGGTACTCAGTAATAGTTATTCAGCACCCTGCTGGATAGTATTTTGTTGTATTGGAAGATCATGGCTAATATTTTgctgaattttgatttttgttgtcTCCCTTATCGTAAGAGACCAATAAccacctttttttttcctttgataaAAAAGTCCTTttcctcacttgtgggattacattttgtttgttgttgttgatagaAAAGCTCTTTTTATGTTATTGATCAAGCACTAACAAGAAGCTTTCTTCTATAATCCTGTCCCAAATGAGTAATGCAAAATACATTGACACATTTATTAGTTGCAGAAAGATGCCATTCAACCAGGATGATGATAATGCTCAGTAGTGGGTAAAACATCATTTGGGGAGGAAATCATTGAGTATTTGGAAAGCATTCAATCTTAAGATTTTCTACACAATCGTAGTAATATCAGTGAAGTTGCTTtgcccaaatcaacaagaagaaaTTCTATCATAAAACAGGAGAGCAAAGAAAGATATACAACATTTCCTACACAACCTAACTGTTTAGCCTTACATAAGTCAAaccttttttattaaaaaggcAAAAGGTTACACATAAGTCAAACTACTATCATCTGATGCCTTTACTGAATTTGCTCTTCAGGACTTCTTGTAATTGCTGGAATATAACAGAAAATACCCCTGCAAAAAAGAACGAAATATCAAAGGATGGCTAAGAAAATATGTCGATGCAAGTATCTTAAAACCAGGCAGACTGTTTTGACATAGAACCTACTAAGTAAATAGATATTAGTTAAAAATGTCTAGAGACTGGGACAAGTCTTGACAACTATTTTCCATGAACAATCACCAGCAAACCAAAAAATGTATAAGAGAACTAAATGTTTGCGGAGAAAGAGAGTAAAAAGTTAGCTGTTTCAGAATACTGCAGTAAAATACTCTTCTAGAGAGAAGAAAGCAACATGAAATATTGTGGCTGCCAAGGTAATCACATCGAAATAGAAGAATTAGTAGGCCAAAAGGGACTAGAGCTCCAAGTTAAAGCTAACActagtattaaaaaaaaaactaacattaGTACACAACTGAGCACCTCCTAGATGGAAGATgagaaattagtaattgaagGCAGATCTCATGGAGCTGTCTTTGAAAGAAGCTTTCCTTTTATTGACTGATGATATCAGCTTGATCATAGAAGATCGAACTGGTCTGGAGTGTAGCCGGCGAGGTATGTTTCGAGCACGATGCCCTACATAGCTGGGCCTTTTTGAAGAAGAGAAGACGTAGGACATCATTGTCCCTTTAGGCAGCTTTAGCCTATCATGTCGATCCAGTAGAAGTGGAGAAATAGGAGAGTTTTTAAGGAGATAGATAATGACTTTGTATATGCAAGGAACAACACCTTATTTTTAGTTAGCTTTTGGTGTACCCATGATATTCCcatttatatagaaaaaaattggtTATCTATAGAAACACATTTTTCTGTAGGCTCTCTATTTTCTTACATACTGCTTATATACAGGAGTTTTCTTAaaccaattaaattatttaccTAATTAGCTTATCAAAGAATCTGTCGAAGGGGAATGAGATAACCAAATCTGACCAAATAGTTCAGGAAGCAGGGaaaagaggaaaatgaaatattaCTACACTGATTGGATCTGAGCAAATGGTTTTGGACAAACCTGGTACAGGGATCTCTTTCTGTAGCAATAATCCTTTCACCAGAAGTGTCCCTGGTATCTGCTGGAAGACCTATAGATACAACCAGGCATTAGACCACATCATGCTAAATAATAAGGAGACTAACAAGCCGCCCTATGAATAACGAGGCATTAGTTCGAAAAGCAAATCActttaataagaaaattacaGAAACGCAGAGACGCATGCCATTCAGTTGGTCAGAGGGACAATTTGCAGATATCAATATATCCTGGTTGGTCCCATTCTGTGTTTGGGTCTTCATGATAGATTTACATTGCTCAGCTGACAAAGATACCTAGAAGAAAATTTAGATTCAGGAAGAACATGAAATAGGTGCAGTAATAATCATAGAGAAGAACAAATGGAGTGTACATCAACTTTGAATGAGGCAGAGTCTAATTTAGAGGATGCACCAATATTGCAGAAGTAGGATTCCACTGATTGCAATACATCGAAGGCACTCTGATGGCGCTGCAGACCCTAAACAAACATTGGAGATCAATAAGAAATCTTGGACCCACCAGCAATGGAGTAATTAACAGAACTAGTCCAACCAGTTCGTGCCAAAACTAGTTTGTCTGCCAAAGGAACACATGACCTCATATGTATTGTAGAAGTTCCAAACCTTGGTGAATGTATAATGTGTCAACAATCAATTTATAATGTAGAAGGGTAACAATGCCAACACAAGTGACAGAAGACTTTTTTTCTGCGTTCAggtggggggagggggagggCAGAGCACAGAGCTTGTTTTGATTTGAAGTTGGCAAATAAAA belongs to Solanum stenotomum isolate F172 chromosome 1, ASM1918654v1, whole genome shotgun sequence and includes:
- the LOC125861583 gene encoding pentatricopeptide repeat-containing protein At2g21090 isoform X1; this encodes MPTSYLPSKALTLRTNKKLNNSCLVQKILNLSSQGYLKQAFNYLNILNRKGVRLDSKTLASIIQQCANSRSREEGKWIHLHLKTTGWKHPTTFLANHLINMYSRCGDHMEARKVFDKMTTRNLYSWNNMLSGYTKLGLIKAAKRLFDQMPEKDVVSWNTMVIGHAQVGYFNEALKLYREFRRLSIGFNEYSFAGVITACVKSRDFSLTGQVHCQVFIAGFLSNIVLSSSIVDAYAKCGKMSDARRLFDAMRVRDILAWTTLVSGYSKCGDMLSARELFEAMPEKNPVSWTALVAGYSHSGMSIQALELFAKMMKLQVQPDQFTFSSCLSACVGIASLKHGKQIHAFLVNAGFRPNTIVLSSLIDMYSKCGSLEVARRVFDTAYNKHDTVLWNTMLSALAQHGMGEEAIEMFFKMVKFGVKPNRITFVVLLNACSHSGLVQEGLSFFETMPSSYDVLPDQEHFACIIDLLGRAGHFSEVLAQIKKMPCEPDDHIWNALLGVCRIHGNVELGRMAAELLIELDPQSPAAYLLLSSIYGVLGMWENVEKVRQLMNERHVRKEEAVSWLEIEHKMLPYFGCNKLNTLERDGRSILQLLADKTNADDLVHDSKSSSLSNPVS
- the LOC125861583 gene encoding pentatricopeptide repeat-containing protein At2g21090 isoform X2, which produces MPTSYLPSKALTLRTNKKLNNSCLVQKILNLSSQGYLKQAFNYLNILNRKGVRLDSKTLASIIQQCANSRSREEGKWIHLHLKTTGWKHPTTFLANHLINMYSRCGDHMEARKVFDKMTTRNLYSWNNMLSGYTKLGLIKAAKRLFDQMPEKDVVSWNTMVIGHAQVGYFNEALKLYREFRRLSIGFNEYSFAGVITACVKSRDFSLTGQVHCQVFIAGFLSNIVLSSSIVDAYAKCGKMSDARRLFDAMRVRDILAWTTLVSGYSKCGDMLSARELFEAMPEKNPVSWTALVAGYSHSGMSIQALELFAKMMKLQVQPDQFTFSSCLSACVGIASLKHGKQIHAFLVNAGFRPNTIVLSSLIDMYSKCGSLEVARRVFDTAYNKHDTVLWNTMLSALAQHGMGEEAIEMFFKMVKFGVKPNRITFVVLLNACSHSGLVQEGLSFFETMPSSYDVLPDQEHFACIIDLLGRAGHFSEVLAQIKKMPCEPDDHIWNALLGVCRIHGNVELGRMAAELLIELDPQSPAAYLLLSSIYGVLGMWENVEKVRQLMNERHVRKEEAVSWLEIEHKMLPYFGCNKLNTLERDGRSILQLLADKTNADDLVHDSKR